TCCAGCTGTCTGTAAATTATGTATTGGGCCAGAGGTGAAGGGGTACTTTACCTTCAGAGGTGGGGTACTTCATGCTATGGTGGCAAATTTTCTAGTGAATGGCAAATACTTAGAGAGCTTTGTCAGCCGAGCACAGACTGATTGGGATTGATAGAAGGATGTGTTTGGCCAGTGACCAGTGGGGTAGCAAACAGATTCATTTCTCAAAatagccaggagtttgagagattAATATATGAAGCCGTACATTGTAGCGTTTGGGGCCTCCTCCAAGGAAAACACTTCACGCTGGTGTTTATAGAGTTGACTTAAACTGATTTTTAGCACAATATGCTACCCTCGTGTGATGTTATTCTCTCCAAACCTTGTGTTAAGACTACAGAGACTGTTAATTACAACACATGTTTCTCCCCACCCTCTATTTGGGAAAAGctctataaagtattttttaacttaGTCTTCACGACATTTTTATAGTGATCTTAGAATTCCCacaaacttttcttttcctctcattcCGTTTggctactgtatttttttttttttcggagatggagtcttgctgtgtctcctaggccggagtgcagtgacacgatctcggctcactgcaatctccacctcccaggttcgagtgattcttgtgcctcagcctccggagtaactgggattacaggcatgcaccacgacacccagctaagttttttgtatttttagtagagacagagtgtcactatgttggccaggctggtctcgaactcctgacctcaagtgatctgcctgcctcggcctcccaaagtgctgagattacaggcgtgagccactgtgtgggGCCAACTTTGGCTACTGTACTGTTTAACATTTAGCATAAAAACTCAGTAGGTCAAACTTCGCACATTTATTTAATCAAGTacaatttataattgttttaatcaAGTTGGTTTTGATCAATTAAGTTTTTCTCTGACCATTTAATGGTTAGCAGAAAATGAGGGGGGCATGGGGATTTCCTGGAGGAAATGAACtgcttttggaaacactcctCATCAACACCAGTCACAGGAGAGGTGGGTGCTTCACAGTTCCAACCTTCGTGAACCTtgtcttccctcttctctttgcTTTCCACCCATAAAATGCAGGCATCTTTATAAGACCTACCTTTCTTTGGGTGCCTCTCTTCTGTGTGTCAGGCACACTGTGCTAAGTAGGctgccagataaaatattttgtgtccTATACAATACTTGAGACATACTAAAACTAAaagttatttgttgtttatttgaaattcaaatttaactaggtatctagtatttttatttgctaaatctagcGACCCTGGTGCTCTAAGCACTTTCAAAAGTGTGATGAAGTATCCCTGAAATGTGTGGATAGAAATTATCCtcccaattttataaataaaagcatttaaaatgttaCGCGATTTGCTCAAATTCGCTCGTtggtatttttctcctttttggctTCAAATCCTCCCTCTTTCTATGTCACTCGACTATCTCCTAGTGTCCTGGCTCTCAACCTGTGATGTCCTGTAAATGTGTTTTTAGCAACAGTCACTCACTTTGATCAGCTGCTGTTTGCTTTTCTTGGTTTCTAGGTCTGAGCCAGGATTATATGGAGCTGGGGCAGGGGGCTAGATTCGTTTAGAATTCGTGGCTGGTTTACACCTACCTGTAAATAGGTTCTTAGAAAATGTCTTTAGATGCTATAAATGGAAATTAGgaatttaatgtaaataaaagGAAGATGAATTTCAATTGTCATCATGAACCTCAGAGCCAGGGAGTTAgaaatttcctttctcattttagtGCCAAAAGGAAACCCAGTTGGTTGATAAGATAGTGCAGGACCTGGATGCCAATAAGGACAACGAAGTGGATTTTAATGAATTCGTGGTCATGGTGGCAGCTCTGACAGTTGCTTGTAATGATTACTTTGTAGAACAattgaagaagaaaggaaaataaaggtaaGTAATAAGCTCATCTAAAGGCAGAAATATATCCAAAGTTATGTACTTAATGTTCATTTATACCGTTCAGATCTATAGACCCAGTAATGTCATTTATAGCTATAATATCCAGtgcatatattaataattaattgctACTATTGAATTATGTGCCCCTTAAAATATTGACTTTATGTAGATATTCTAAATCTCATATGCCCTACTTGAAACTTGCCTGTATTATTAAGAGGCTATATGCATCTTTTTGGTTTGTCAAAACGAGGGCATTACAAAAATTTAGCTACTTTCAAATGAGACTTGAATTTGGCAAATTTCTAAGATGGACATTCATATCCTTAAATTGTATTTTGAACTTCTtaccctattaaaaaaaattaactgggtttCCTCATTCTCTTGTGACTGTGTTTCAGATGGAAGGTGTGAGGGTCTATGAGCAGAAAGGCGGCTAAGCAGAAGTGCTGGCTTTTTCAGTGATTTCGTCAGGGAATGGATAGGTTCAGGGCTAGGTGGTCAAGCCGAGAGAGCTGAAGCCAGCAGCTCTTGTGAGCTGGCATATAAATACCCTCCTTTGCCCCTTGGGTTGGATAATTCTGAGGCAAGTGTTTGACACTATTTCCCACTGTTTCCCCCTGGGGCTGAGCCTCGGTAGGCCCCAAGGGAGGCCACCTTTTCTTCCTTATCTCACTTTCCTGCTCCAACCCTGAGTTTTCTGCATCTCTCAAATAAATGACTTCTACACGAACCCTGGCCTCAGGGTCTCCCTCTTGGGGAACCCAAACTATGATAGATCCTTTGGAGAATTTTAAGAAAGGGAGTGATATGATTATATTTATGCGTGTAAATGATTACCCTAACTACTGTGTAAAGAAAGGACTATAGAGATGGCAATCGTGGCAGGCAACCAGCTAGGAGGTTGTTGCTGTGGTCTGGGTAAGAGATGATGGTATATCAGACCAGCAGTTCAGCACTGGAGATGAAGAGAAGCAGCTGAATTGGTTAAGTATTTTGGAGCTGGGACTGATAGGACTTGCTGATGGATTCATAGTGAAGtgtgaggaaaagagagaagtcCAGGATGACAAAACAACCGTTGCTGTTTGCCCATCTGATatctgttcttcctttcttctatGTATCAGAACCCTGGTTTGTGCAGGGTGGCAATGTGCCTGGCTAAAAAGCCATATTTCCTAGCCTCTCTAACAGCCGGTGTGGGGCTTGTAATAGTTCTGGACAATGTGAGACAAGCAGAAGGCTACTGGGAATTTCTGGGAATGTTTTGCTATTGTAGACAAGAACCCATGTAGCTCTTTGTCTTCCACCTTGTTgagtctttccttgtctttttttgttgttgttgggatgTGGATGTGAGGCTGGAGGTGGAACTGCTATCTTGCAACTATGAGGACCGTGGAGAAAAAAGATAGAAGGAGCCTGGGCATTGTTGTCATGGAGGAGCCTCTGCACAGCCTTGCTTGCCTGCTTCTGGTCCTCTCATtatgtggggggaaaaaaatgacagctCTCTGGTTATCTGGTTCTATTACATGCAACCAAACACAATCTGTAAGGTTTAGGGTTTTGATCAAGCAAATGATGCCTTTTACTAAATGGGAAAGACTGAGGGAAGAATCACTTTGGTGTGAAGGCATGTGGGCAGATCAATAGCTCTGTTTAAGGTGGTATTGGACATCCAGGTGGAGATATCACATGGGAAGTTGGAAATATGATCTGGTCTGGATCTCAGGGTAAATGGGGGACTGGAGATAGAGTTGGGAGTCATTTGTGATCTTAAGCCACAGGATTAGAGGAGGTCACTCCGGATGAGAATGTGGATAGAGAAGAAGAAACGTCTGACAGTTTGctgtaaagaaaaggaagagcCCATAAGTGATACAAAAGAGGCATGgccagggagaaagaaggaaaaccaggagagtgTAGTGTCTCAGAAGCCTAGAGAAGACAGCAcgtggagaaggaaagagagaaatccATTCAGAGGTGAAGTAGGATGAGAACGAAGACTTGACCACTAGAtttgggaaggtggaggttgtctcacgcatctgtgtgaagagacccccagacaggctttgtgtgaacaacatggctgtttatttcacctgggtgcaggtgggctgagtccgaaaagagagtcagcaaagggtggcggattatcattagttcttataggttttgggataggtggtggagttaggagcaatgttttgcgggcagagggtggatctcacaaagtacattctcaaggatGGGGAGAATTGCAAAGAActttcttaagggtgggggagattacaaagtacattgatcagttagggtgggacAGAAACAAAttacaatggtggaatgtcatgagttaaggctattttcacttcttttgtggatcttcagttacttcaggccatctggatgtatatgtgcaggtcacatgggatatgatggcttagcttgggctcagaggcctgacattcctgtcttcttatattaataagaaaaataaaacaaaatagtggtgaagtgttggggtggcgaaagtttttgggggtggtatggagagataatgggtgatgtttctcagggctgcttcgagcaggATTAGGGGTgacgtgggaacctagagtgggtgagattaagctgaaggaagattttgtggtaaggggtgatattgtggggttgttagaagaaacatttgtcgtatagaatgattggtgatggcctggatgcggttttgtatgaattgagaaactaaatgaaagacacaaggtccaaataagagaaggagaaaaacagatattaaaggactaagaattgggagtacccaggacatccaattacaGAGTGTCCAAGGGagttcagcataattatttgctTGGTTGTTGAGTTTTTGGGtgctatccttgagtttttttatgttgtcatataccaggccagattgatttaggtaaaaacaacactcttcatttaaaaatatacagagtcccctttttttcttcatttaaaaatatacaagagTACCCCTTTTTTAGTCAGGGCCTCGGgaattttggaggaaagagaaaagcaaagccagcaattgtttgttaaagaaggattagaaatggCTAGGAGAGAGTGACTGAGACTGAtatagtgtggtggagatagctggggagaggtagagagtGGCATAAAAATGGGGACAAGAATAAGAgcaagtataaaagtaaagaataggacttcatcagggtgaaagtattgGAGTGTACTTTGTCACTGAAGAACTTCTATCCACTTAAAGA
The genomic region above belongs to Homo sapiens chromosome 5, GRCh38.p14 Primary Assembly and contains:
- the S100Z gene encoding protein S100-Z isoform X1, which codes for MPTQLEMAMDTMIRIFHRYSGKERKRFKLSKGELKLLLQRELTEFLSCQKETQLVDKIVQDLDANKDNEVDFNEFVVMVAALTVACNDYFVEQLKKKGK